The Pogona vitticeps strain Pit_001003342236 chromosome 3, PviZW2.1, whole genome shotgun sequence genome includes a window with the following:
- the ACTR1A gene encoding alpha-centractin: MESYDVIANQPVVIDNGSGMIKAGFAGDQIPKYCFPNYVGRPKHVRVMAGALEGDIFIGPKAEEHRGLLSIRYPMEHGIVKDWNDMERIWQYVYSKDQLQTFSEEHPVLLTEAPLNPRKNRERAAEVFFETFNVPALFISMQAVLSLYATGRTTGVVLDSGDGVTHAVPIYEGFAMPHSIMRIDIAGRDISRFLRLYLRKEGYDFHTSSEFEIVKTIKERACYLSINPQKDETLETEKAQYYLPDGSTIEIGPARFRAPELLFRPDLIGEECEGLHEVLVFAIQKSDMDLRRTLFSNIVLSGGSTLFKGFGDRLLSEVKKLAPKDVKIRISAPQERLYSTWIGGSILASLDTFKKMWVSKKEYEEDSSRAIHRKTF; encoded by the exons GGTTCTGGTATGATTAAAGCTGGCTTTGCAGGTGATCAGATACCCAAGTATTGTTTTCCAAACta TGTGGGCAGACCAAAGCATGTCCGTGTTATGGCTGGAGCTTTGGAAGGTGACATCTTCATTGGACCGAAAGCAGAG GAACACAGGGGTCTTCTTTCCATTCGCTACCCTATGGAGCATGGCATCGTAAAGGATTGGAATGACATGGAACGCATTTGGCAGTATGTGTACTCCAAAGACCAGCTCCAGACCTTTTCTGAAGAG CATCCTGTTCTCCTGACAGAGGCTCCGCTGAATCCACGTAAGAACCGTGAACGGGCAGCTGAAGTTTTCTTTGAAACTTTTAATGTGCCAGCCCTATTCATCTCAATGCAAGCTGTGCTTAGCCT tTATGCGACAGGGCGAACCACAGGAGTAGTCTTGGACTCTGGAGATGGGGTCACACATGCAGTTCCTATTTATGAGGGGTTTGCCATGCCCCACTCCATCATGCGAATTGACATTGCTGGCCGCGACATATCCCGTTTTCTTCGTCTCTATCTCCGAAAGGAAGGTTATGATTTCCATACATCATCTGAGTTCGAGATTGTCAAAACTATAAAAGAG CGGGCTTGTTATCTGTCAATAAATCCACAGAAAGATGAGACATTAGAGACTGAAAAAGCTCAGTATTACCTTCCAGATGGAAGCACCATTGAG attGGCCCAGCCCGATTCCGGGCCCCTGAATTGCTGTTCCGGCCAGACTTGATTGGGGAGGAATGTGAAGGGCTGCATGAAGTACTGGTTTTTGCTATTCAGAAGTCTGATATGGACTTGAGACGAACACTCTTCTCCAATATTGTTCTTTCTGGAGGCTCAACATTATTCAAAG gtTTTGGTGATAGGCTGCTGAGTGAAGTGAAGAAACTGGCCCCCAAAGATGTCAAAATCAGG ATATCTGCTCCTCAAGAGAGATTATATTCTACATGGATTGG AGGCTCCATCTTGGCATCGCTGGACACATTTAAGAAAATGTGGGTTTCCAAGAAAGAATACGAGGAAGACAGTTCCCGGGCCATCCACCGAAAAACCTTCTAG